Proteins co-encoded in one Arachis stenosperma cultivar V10309 chromosome 7, arast.V10309.gnm1.PFL2, whole genome shotgun sequence genomic window:
- the LOC130939371 gene encoding protein FAR1-RELATED SEQUENCE 5-like → MSINEDDVKNDSDNDLGDDFDYQPNAEDNAEDDDVDSLDSTSKSEEVCGVKRIADLMVEDICNLEFRTEDEACQFYNAYSCWHGFVMRKDDVVRDNQGRIISRQLVCNKEGWRNMRYLDMDDRSREARSLTRTKCPARLRVKLDYGCGRWKVSCFVESHNHDLTPPQFAHLVPANRRLTVSDRVQVENLHNFGVKSCHIMGYIAFQKGGYRHAGFTRKDLYNHIDRYRRAKVKNGDANAAINYLIGKSNNDPLFFGKYTSTSDERLEHIFWADGQSIIDYHCFGDIVAFDSTYKKNKYNKPLVIFSGCNHHGQTVIFGSGLLSDETTETYKWLLETFVEAMGGKSPKAVITDGDLAMRDAIKNVLPDATHWLCGWHLQRNACENIKNPNFLRDFKGLIYDNNDQRDFDRRWTAILDKHNLVGSTWMEKTYETREMWSHYFLRDKFFGYIRTTSQCEGINSLIRFYVNRKNTLIDFMHNLDRALKEYRNNELIADFKSQCSEPVMITSLEVYERSASCYFTRNIFKEIRNEIQRAGALNITVLSTTLDKVEFSVTALGDPAKDRRVEVDRGKNLFSCSCKLFESRGIPCSHIFCAMKFENILEFPDSLIYKRWTKNAKNEFISTDMPVNDDIERVLKFRVGALASNCNKLCDIACKDLADFDEVQSELVNLVIRLQSRKQGKSTPNVNVEGINDPFVVRSKGAPSKRSSWRKKRACSNCHKYGHYYKRCPDLMQHSVEGNLRDRSYGNASAKDSGFSPQRFANSSRSFSIKSEHHSGPNTKVKESQQDKRHSFKNYDCVNDVVDDKCDTRHVQIDVRDPLTSSLPCGNKQGSDRNVLVTACKLRLTFG, encoded by the exons ATGTCCATTAACGAGGATGATGTGAAGAATGATTCTGATAATGATTTGGGTGATGATTTCGATTATCAACCGAATGCAGAAGACAATGCTGAAGACGACGATGTGGATTCGCTGGACTCTACTAGCAAGAGTGAAGAAGTTTGTGGGGTAAAAAGAATAGCAGATCTAATGGTGGAGGATATTTGCAACCTGGAGTTTAGGACAGAGGATGAGGCCTGCCAGTTTTATAACGCTTATTCTTGTTGGCATGGATTTGTAATGAGGAAGGACGACGTGGTTAGGGATAATCAAGGTCGAATTATTAGCAGGCAACTTGTTTGCAACAAAGAGGGCTGGAGAAATATGAGGTATCTTGATATGGATGATAGATCAAGGGAGGCAAGGTCGCTAACGCGAACCAAGTGTCCAGCTCGGCTTAGGGTAAAGCTTGACTACGGTTGCGGTAGATGGAAGGTatcatgttttgttgaatctcaCAACCACGATCTGACGCCACCCCAATTTGCGCATCTGGTACCGGCCAATCGTCGTCTCACTGTGAGTGATAGAGTCCAAGTGGAAAATCTTCATAATTTTGGTGTCAAGAGCTGCCATATTATGGGGTATATTGCATTCCAGAAGGGTGGATATCGTCATGCTGGCTTCACACGGAAAGATTTGTACAACCACATCGATCGCTATCGTCGGGCAAAAGTTAAAAACGGGGATGCCAATGCGGCAATAAACTATTTGATTGGCAAGTCAAACAACGATCCGCTGTTCTTTGGAAAGTATACGTCCACTAGTGACGAAAGGCTGGAGCATATTTTTTGGGCAGATGGGCAGTCGATTATCGACTATCACTGCTTTGGAGATATTGTTGCCTTTGATTCAACCTACAAGAAGAATAAATACAACAAGCCTTTGGTCATTTTCTCTGGATGCAATCATCACGGGCAGACTGTTATCTTCGGCTCTGGCCTACTTTCCGACGAAACCACAGAGACGTATAAGTGGTTGTTGGAAACCTTTGTTGAAGCGATGGGTGGGAAAAGTCCAAAAGCAGTAATAACTGACGGAGACCTTGCCATGCGAGATGCAATCAAGAATGTTCTGCCTGATGCGACCCATTGGTTATGCGGCTGGCATCTGCAGAGAAATGCATGTGAAAATATAAAGAATCCTAATTTCCTACGCGATTTTAAGGGTCTTATATACGACAACAACGACCAGAGAGACTTTGATCGGAGATGGACAGCCATTTTGGATAAGCACAACCTTGTTGGCAGTACCTGGATGGAGAAGACGTACGAAACCCGTGAGATGTGGTCCCATTATTTCCTCCGGGATAAGTTTTTCGGTTACATAAGGACGACATCACAGTGTGAAGGTATAAATTCTCTCATCAGATTTTATGTTAATCGCAAGAACACCCTCATTGACTTCATGCATAACCTGGATAGGGCCTTAAAGGAGTATAGAAACAATGAATTAATAGCTGACTTTAAGTCTCAGTGCTCAGAGCCTGTGATGATTACCTCATTGGAGGTATATGAAAGATCTGCATCCTGTTATTTCACGCGAAACATTTTCAAGGAAATTCGTAATGAGATTCAGAGGGCAGGGGCTTTGAATATAACGGTACTAAGCACAACCTTGGACAAGGTAGAGTTCAGTGTGACTGCTCTGGGAGACCCGGCCAAAGATCGCCGGGTGGAAGTCGATAGAGGTAAGAATCTGTTCTCGTGCTCGTGCAAGCTGTTTGAATCACGTGGTATTCCCTGTAGTCATATCTTCTGTGCCATGAAGTTCGAAAACATACTTGAGTTTCCAGATTCGTTGATATACAAAAGGTGGACAAAGAATGCAAAGAACGAATTCATTAGCACAGATATGCCTGTGAATGATGACATCGAAAGGGTCTTAAAGTTTCGAGTTGGAGCATTGGCATCGAATTGCAACAAGCTGTGTGATATTGCTTGCAAGGATCTTGCAGACTTTGATGAAGTCCAGTCTGAACTTGTCAATTTAGTTATCCGCCTGCAGTCACGCAAACAAGGCAAGTCAACTCCTAATGTTAACGTGGAAGGCATCAACGATCCATTCGTTGTCAGAAGCAAAGGAGCCCCTTCCAAGAGGTCTTCTTGGAGGAAGAAGAGAGCATGCTCTAATTGCCACAAGTACGGTCATTACTACAAGCGCTGTCCAGATCTAATGCAGCATAGTGTGGAAGGCAACCTTCGCGATCGATCATACGGCAATGCATCAGCCAAGGACTCAGGTTTTAGTCCACAAAGGTTTGCTAATTCTTCAAGGTCGTTCTCAATTAAGTCCGAACACCACTCAGGACCTAATACCAAG GTGAAGGAGTCACAGCAGGacaagagacattcattcaagAACTATGATTGCGTTAATGATGTCGTTGATGATAAATGTGACACACGACATGTGCAGATCGATGTCCGAGATCCGTTAACATCGTCACTGCCTTGTGGCAACAAACAAGGATC TGACCGCAATGTATTAGTCACTGCTTG TAAATTGCGGTTGACTTTTGGGTAA
- the LOC130939372 gene encoding uncharacterized protein LOC130939372, producing the protein MDTRRKPSTMAIECLEMFHGIDRTAFRMLTQVLHREVKQSLMVMAFLLSLETMGLNGIVQTAIKKEGWFMNSLADECFICLQCLVSHEFSGFVEKSRKLETLGHVLKTELTLYQVHRMRSVLLTLIPDTLSTICARIMGDITMDAVWLEYQRTPKELLGFNTLDQCISVAQEALSRHNNGRGFQMQQGGRQTDQDKGKQKYVCKELDDAERPKTLTVCFGRESVPTAEGIAEFFCNMFGHVVQRVTVMPRRDKDSGDFAFVLFNDASIPRIIMGDKNVVHHTIQGMKCWIRWWTGTHYRCVN; encoded by the coding sequence ATGGATACTAGAAGGAAACCCTCAACCATGGCAATCGAATGTTTGGAAATGTTCCATGGAATCGATCGAACTGCATTCAGGATGCTGACGCAAGTCCTTCACCGTGAAGTTAAACAGTCCCTGATGGTCATGGCATTTCTACTGTCACTGGAGACAATGGGACTGAATGGTATTGTGCAAACAGCCATAAAAAAAGAAGGCTGGTTTATGAACAGTCTTGCCGATGAATGTTTCATCTGTTTGCAATGCCTAGTATCTCATGAGTTCTCTGGGTTTGTGGAGAAGTCCAGAAAACTCGAAACCCTCGGACACGTGCTGAAAACTGAGCTCACATTATATCAGGTTCATAGGATGAGATCCGTCCTCCTAACTCTAATTCCCGATACCCTATCAACCATTTGCGCTAGAATTATGGGCGACATAACGATGGATGCGGTGTGGTTGGAGTACCAGAGGACTCCTAAAGAACTACTGGGTTTCAACACACTTGACCAGTGCATATCCGTTGCACAAGAGGCATTGAGTAGACATAACAATGGCCGAGGATTCCAAATGCAACAAGGAGGAAGGCAAACTGATCAAGATAAGGGAAAGCAGAAGTACGTCTGCAAGGAGCTGGATGACGCGGAACGTCCAAAGACACTGACCGTATGCTTCGGTCGAGAGTCCGTGCCCACTGCAGAGGGCATTGCTGAGTTTTTCTGCAACATGTTTGGTCATGTGGTTCAAAGGGTGACAGTCATGCCTCGGAGGGACAAGGACTCGGGTGATTTTGCTTTCGTTCTTTTCAACGATGCATCAATCCCCCGCATTATAATGGGGGACAAAAATGTCGTTCATCATACGATACAAGGCATGAAATGTTGGATCAGATGGTGGACAGGAACACATTATCGCTGTGTGAATTAG